In Zonotrichia leucophrys gambelii isolate GWCS_2022_RI chromosome 27, RI_Zleu_2.0, whole genome shotgun sequence, the genomic window CactgcccaaccaccctctgagtGAAATGGTTTTTGTTgatatccaacccaaacctgccCTCAGTCTGCTCCAGCCGTTTCCTCAAGTCCTGTCACTGCCATGAGGGTGAAgagatggacagatggacacctgcccctcactgcccctcaggaggatggagcagacCACAACGAGGTCTGACCCCAGGATCCTCTCCTCCAGGCCCACAGAACTGCACAATTTCAAGAAACTTCTCCACAGGAGTAGCACACATGATCACAAATTCTGTCATTGTCCAGTGGAGGACAATGAATCCCATGAATTCTCACAGAATCTCTCTTGTGAGGCCAGGCTGAGGTAGCTGGGCCTGGTCAGCCTCCAGAAGACTGAGAGGGGACTCCATGTTAAATATCCCCATGCTAAATATCTGCAGGGAGGTTGTCAGTGATGAGGAGACAGGGAAGATCAGGGAAGACTGATTTGGTGATCAGAATCTGATTTATTGTGGGATACAAATGCTGAATCTGATTTATTGAGGGATACAAATGCTTATATGTTGTGGGGTTGTGAAGGTCctcaggatgaggtgagagatgagaattgactccaagttctcagaaggctgatatattattttatattacattatattaaaagaaaattatatactaaaactatactaaagaaagagaaaagagacatCAGAAGTCtagacaagaatgaataataaaaacctgtgactgaccagagtccagacacagctggactgggattggttattaattaaaaacaattcacatggaaccaatcaaagaagCACGTGTTGGTAAACGACCTCCAGCCCACATTCCCAAGCAATCGgataattattgtttgcatttcttttctgaagcttctcagcttctcaggagaaaaatcctggcaaagggatttttcagaaaatatcatggtgacactTATATACTATTTTAGGGAGGTTAGTAATGTTTTACTACAGTGATTAGGTTAATAATCACATAAACAAACATACATTTTaaacatctcttgcttgcagaagtctgatataattttcttttcctggaaaacccATCTGATTTGATCTTCTGGCAATCTTGATTTAATTCTCaaagttctttttctcttgCCAAAGCATCCTGTTATCAAATGCCTTGTGCTAACCAGGTACAAAGTTCATAATCTGCTTTGTGTCCCTCAACATCCCAAGAGGAGGTTGTGAAGCAGGGCATTCCCCCCACAAGAGCTTTTCTGTTGTTTGTCAGAGAAATCAAACAACTTCTCCTGTAGAAAGGTTATTGCTTATTTTGGGATTAACACTGGTCTGGCATCTCCCAGCTGCCCAAAATCACCTTGCTGTTGGAATTCATGTCCTTAAATTTCCAATATCATTTCAATTTTGAGGATTTGATATAAAGATTTTTATTAACAGTTACAGAGCTTTACAGTGGTTAGGTTCTTCAAATGCCTAGACTTGGAGTAACATGTTTTAAACAATTTCtctaaaattaaagaaataccTTTGAGGCAGTGGGGCAGGAATGCAATTTTGCACacctcttcttttttgtttttttccaataaCAATCTCAGAATTAATAATCAGTACTCATTAATTTCCTGGGCTCCATATCATAGCCTGAATTATGTCCTCTCCCAGAGAAATTTACTGaacattttcaggaaataaatgCAGATGGATGAAAACTTATTCTTCTCAGTTCTTTCAGTGAAATCAGACTCCTGAATATTACAATTATGTTCAAAAAGTCAGAAGTAtgtaaaagagaattttaaagtTTCTGAATAataacaaggaaaagaaagaaaagggaaagggaaaaaaagtttatttcattAAGAATTTCTTAAGTACATGGGAGAAGTTTCATTCCAAAATGTTAACATAGCTTCTAACACTCCCTCTTACAGCTGAAAATCTCCActcttctccctctttccttccaAAAGCTGAAGTGAATCTGGAAATTCATTTCACTGAACAAGAATTTAGAGTGAAAAATACCAACACAAACACCTGAGACACCCCAAATATTCCATTTCACTTCCAcgctaaattaatttttctccattttttcttcagggctctTTTCACCTCCTTATTCCTCAAGCTGTAAATGATGGGATTCAACAGAGGAGTCAGCACAGAATAAGAGAGTGAGAGGAATTTATCCACAGCTGCACAGTAGGTGGATTTTGGCCTCAGGTATGTGGAGCCTGCAGTGCCATAAAACAGAGTCACAACCAAGAGGTGTGAGGAGCAAGTGGAAAACGCTTTCTGCTGGCTCTCAGCCGATGCCATGTGAAGAATGGTGGAAATGATATGAATATAAGAATAAATGATGAGTAAGAAAGGGCTGAGAATAGCAAAGACAGCCACCAGAATGACCTGGAGCTCTCTTGGCAAGGTGTTGCCACAGAGCAGGTCCAGCAGGGGCTGGATCTCACAGAAGAAGTGGTCGATGGCAGAGCCACACAAGGGTGAGCTGAAGGTTATCAGGGTGTGAATTaaacccacagcagccccacaaATGTAACAGCCAGCAACCAGGCCCCTGCAGACCCTGCTGCTCATGATAATTGTGTAGTGCAAGGGGTGGCAAACTGCGAAATAACGATCGAGGGACATGGCAGCCAAGAGGAAACATTCTGCAACCCcgaagaaaaggaagaaaaacatttgcatGGCACATCTTGCCTTGGAAATACTTACTGTTCCCACCACCAGGTTCTCCAGGATGGTTGGGATCATGGCTGATAAATAGCAGATATCCAGACAGGAGAGCTGAGTGAGGAAGAAATACATGGGGGTGTGAAGGGAGTTATCGGTGTTTATTGTGAAAGCTATCACTGTGTTAGCCACCAAGGTGAGGATATAAAGAGATAATAAAATTACAAAGAGCAAAGGGTGCAAATGAGAGTTTCCAGAAAAACCCAGGAGTCTGAATTCACTCGGTCCACTGAGGTTCCCAAGGATCATCCTTCTTGGTTTGAGATGAAGCTGCAAACAGCCAGGCAAATCTGCAATCAAAATACAACTGCCTGCTTGAACAGACAAAAGGATGGCTGGAATTTATGTGAAAAGATCTTCTGAACAGATTATAAAAGTCTCTAAAGAAAATAAGGCAGCTTTATGTCTTCATTTTAATCTCTATTTTTGTCAGATTCTTCTTTCATAGCACTGCCTTCATTCCATATTCACTACTGTCTTCAAATGCTCAGCTAGCATTTTCACcctgtagaaaaataaaagaaaatacagcagatATCTCTTTATGGACTAACCAATTCAAGTCTCAAAATCATCAGTAGCAGCATTTGAATATAACAAAGGTAATTTCTCTGTTACCTGTGGTGGAGTGTGGTGGAAGAAGAGGAaggcaaaaaacccctaaattatGAGATCTCCAGAAAAGCTTTCAACTCTGAGCATTCTGCAGTGAAGGAGAAGAGAGGATTTTCCACAGCTCtttataatgtatttatatgtattta contains:
- the LOC135458312 gene encoding olfactory receptor 10C1-like, whose protein sequence is MIPTILENLVVGTVSISKARCAMQMFFFLFFGVAECFLLAAMSLDRYFAVCHPLHYTIIMSSRVCRGLVAGCYICGAAVGLIHTLITFSSPLCGSAIDHFFCEIQPLLDLLCGNTLPRELQVILVAVFAILSPFLLIIYSYIHIISTILHMASAESQQKAFSTCSSHLLVVTLFYGTAGSTYLRPKSTYCAAVDKFLSLSYSVLTPLLNPIIYSLRNKEVKRALKKKWRKINLAWK